A stretch of Orientia tsutsugamushi DNA encodes these proteins:
- a CDS encoding sensor histidine kinase: protein MFDLATAKIRHLADDLLCGQNDFKEEEYKTTSLARIVNCVANLQDYCNRIVYSLRGQIELQNVHLKKFSIQKLLKDTISSLKEIAEDREISLSYNVQDNINDIVIGDSCLLQTILSQLISGAIRVNKSCQVDVIVRLFTSPYRKVNEKDRILRFIVRDNGKGISQEKLQEINAKFTDLHSIRDPEILDSSLGFTNYIVNKLSGKLEIKSEANKCTAITCDMPVQLFN from the coding sequence ATGTTTGATCTTGCTACTGCTAAAATCAGACATCTAGCAGATGATCTACTATGTGGGCAAAATGATTTCAAAGAAGAGGAATATAAAACTACTAGCTTAGCAAGAATAGTTAATTGTGTTGCTAACCTACAAGACTACTGTAACAGAATAGTTTACTCACTTAGAGGCCAAATTGAGCTTCAAAACGTACATTTAAAAAAATTTAGCATACAAAAACTATTGAAGGATACAATTAGTTCGCTGAAAGAAATTGCTGAAGATAGAGAAATATCGCTCAGTTACAATGTTCAGGACAATATAAATGATATTGTTATTGGAGATAGTTGTCTATTGCAAACTATACTTAGTCAATTAATAAGTGGAGCTATTAGAGTTAATAAAAGCTGTCAGGTTGATGTTATAGTTAGGTTATTTACTTCGCCGTATCGAAAGGTAAATGAAAAAGACAGAATATTAAGATTCATAGTACGTGATAACGGAAAAGGTATTTCACAAGAAAAACTACAAGAAATAAATGCAAAATTTACTGATTTGCATTCAATTAGAGATCCAGAAATATTAGACTCGAGTCTAGGATTTACAAATTACATTGTTAACAAACTAAGTGGAAAATTAGAGATAAAGAGCGAGGCAAATAAGTGCACAGCTATTACTTGCGATATGCCAGTACAACTTTTTAATTAA
- a CDS encoding ATP-binding protein: MSHTIKSGDFGIQAKVNSSIRALKPFTENKGINLRCNFKNDIKDLIIVNSFQIQAVLILLIGNATNSQCREISVEVDLLPSANQKTNYRILQLIVFDNRIGISAEKVKKINNELRNLHIKSYAVLKSELQLVKRFIHDITGKIKLESKQDQYTAFTCSIPIEVR; the protein is encoded by the coding sequence ATGAGTCATACTATAAAATCTGGAGATTTTGGTATTCAAGCAAAAGTAAATAGTAGTATTAGAGCACTGAAGCCATTCACAGAAAATAAAGGAATAAATCTTAGATGCAACTTTAAAAATGATATAAAAGATTTAATCATTGTAAATAGTTTTCAAATACAGGCAGTACTAATACTATTAATTGGCAATGCTACTAATAGTCAATGCAGAGAAATTAGCGTTGAAGTTGATTTGCTGCCTTCTGCAAATCAAAAGACAAATTATAGAATATTACAATTAATTGTTTTTGATAACAGAATTGGAATTTCAGCTGAGAAAGTGAAAAAGATAAATAATGAGCTCAGAAACTTACATATCAAAAGCTATGCAGTACTAAAATCTGAATTACAACTCGTTAAACGTTTTATACATGATATAACTGGAAAAATTAAACTAGAAAGTAAGCAAGATCAGTATACAGCTTTCACGTGTAGTATACCTATAGAAGTTCGTTGA
- a CDS encoding HD domain-containing protein, which yields MLAFLNCEHINKLLDKLDLINHSFNKRIDLDKVKKAIFYAKKYHSNQKRDTGEPYYMHPLKVAYMVVEYSSETDTIITAILHDVIEDTKLTKEKIAMEFNDNIAEQVLALTRNIGGKKTSSMKMIQTLVNQDKVELLLIKLLDRLDNIKTIFIKPAKRRQEIILETQQEFIPLAEYLKLPEIAIKLNKYCERYAT from the coding sequence ATGTTAGCATTTTTAAATTGTGAACATATCAATAAACTACTTGATAAGCTGGACTTGATTAATCATAGTTTTAATAAACGCATTGATCTTGATAAAGTAAAAAAAGCTATATTTTATGCAAAAAAATATCATAGCAATCAAAAGCGAGATACAGGAGAACCTTATTATATGCATCCATTAAAAGTTGCATATATGGTAGTAGAGTATAGTTCTGAAACAGATACGATTATTACAGCAATATTACACGATGTAATTGAGGATACAAAATTAACTAAAGAAAAGATAGCAATGGAATTTAATGATAACATTGCCGAGCAAGTTCTAGCTCTTACAAGAAACATAGGTGGTAAGAAAACCAGTTCCATGAAAATGATTCAAACATTAGTGAATCAAGATAAAGTAGAGCTATTACTAATCAAACTATTGGACCGATTGGATAATATTAAAACTATATTCATAAAGCCAGCCAAAAGAAGACAAGAAATCATACTAGAAACGCAGCAAGAATTTATACCTCTTGCTGAATACCTTAAATTACCAGAGATTGCTATAAAGCTAAATAAATACTGTGAGCGTTATGCTACCTAA
- a CDS encoding Rpn family recombination-promoting nuclease/putative transposase: MHLSRFLDPKNDVAFKKIFGSEKNKDILIHFLNDILLFEGNREITEVEFLGTILDADIASKKESIVDVLCKDKNGAQYIIEMQVDPTQGFEKRAQYYAAKAYGRQPNRGKEGKYSDLKEVIFIAIADYKLFPNKEDYISRHVILDKKTYEHDLKDFSFTFIELPKFKKNRVEELSDITEKWCYFFKHAKETTLDGYNKIIGEDLIIKRAYEALDQFNWSEDELITYEQELKRIWDNKAVEDYKLERAKAEGKAEGIKLGEAKGKAEGKAEGKAEGKAEAKKDLAIKLLKSELSVETIAEYTDLSIQEVLNLKNSVK; encoded by the coding sequence ATGCATTTATCAAGATTTCTAGATCCAAAGAATGATGTAGCATTTAAAAAGATATTTGGATCAGAAAAAAACAAGGACATACTAATACATTTTCTGAACGATATATTGTTGTTTGAAGGGAATAGAGAAATAACAGAAGTAGAGTTTTTAGGAACGATATTAGATGCAGACATAGCGTCCAAAAAAGAATCAATAGTAGATGTTTTGTGTAAAGATAAAAACGGTGCGCAATATATAATAGAAATGCAAGTAGATCCTACACAAGGATTTGAAAAAAGAGCACAGTATTATGCAGCAAAGGCATATGGCAGGCAACCAAATAGAGGGAAAGAAGGAAAATACTCAGACCTAAAGGAAGTTATATTTATAGCTATAGCAGATTATAAATTGTTTCCAAACAAAGAAGACTATATATCAAGGCATGTAATATTGGATAAAAAGACATATGAGCATGATCTAAAGGACTTTTCATTTACCTTTATAGAATTACCAAAATTTAAAAAAAATAGAGTGGAAGAGTTAAGTGATATAACAGAGAAGTGGTGCTATTTTTTTAAACATGCAAAAGAAACAACATTAGATGGATATAATAAAATAATAGGTGAAGATTTAATAATAAAAAGAGCGTATGAGGCATTAGATCAGTTTAATTGGAGTGAAGACGAACTAATAACCTATGAACAAGAGTTAAAGCGTATATGGGATAATAAAGCAGTAGAAGATTATAAACTCGAACGCGCTAAAGCTGAAGGTAAAGCTGAAGGCATAAAGCTCGGTGAAGCTAAAGGTAAAGCTGAAGGTAAAGCTGAAGGTAAAGCCGAAGGTAAAGCTGAAGCAAAAAAAGATTTGGCAATAAAATTATTGAAATCTGAATTATCAGTTGAGACAATTGCTGAATATACGGATTTATCAATACAAGAAGTATTAAATTTAAAAAATAGCGTAAAATAA
- a CDS encoding imm11 family protein, with protein sequence MKKTKKLPNKFYETKPLIGMDRSLYLYDHPFRIGEYSLYRGRPGKRMEEKEYNFIYGTNALQESLIKYDFLSQIDGGARFLVHKRVLDKLQAMCPDDFQAFPATIKNIKKKNPDFENHDYYVLHVIPLIDAIDKDKTMVEVEHEESWNIKNLIFKENCMGKHLLARVRRSVGIYIFAPELAREFAYSRGIEFYSDIEDCSWKLNFFI encoded by the coding sequence ATGAAAAAAACCAAAAAATTACCAAATAAGTTTTATGAAACTAAGCCTTTAATAGGCATGGACAGATCTCTTTATCTTTATGATCATCCTTTTAGAATAGGAGAATACAGCTTATATCGTGGAAGACCAGGAAAACGAATGGAAGAAAAAGAATATAATTTTATTTATGGAACAAATGCTTTGCAAGAAAGTTTAATAAAATATGACTTTCTAAGTCAAATTGATGGAGGTGCAAGGTTTTTAGTACATAAAAGAGTATTGGATAAGTTACAGGCAATGTGCCCAGATGATTTTCAAGCATTTCCAGCTACAATAAAAAATATAAAGAAAAAGAATCCTGATTTTGAAAATCATGACTATTACGTATTACATGTAATACCATTGATAGATGCAATTGATAAGGATAAAACTATGGTAGAAGTTGAACACGAAGAAAGCTGGAATATAAAAAATTTAATCTTTAAAGAAAACTGTATGGGAAAACATTTATTGGCTAGAGTTAGACGTAGCGTAGGAATATATATATTTGCACCAGAATTAGCAAGAGAGTTTGCTTACAGCAGGGGGATAGAGTTTTACTCAGATATAGAAGATTGTAGTTGGAAACTCAATTTCTTCATATAA
- a CDS encoding AHH domain-containing protein has product MKLQQLLGLPGEAQSIAYSLEAAGTWSGNLNQASFNTYTVIEKLNKNNWKYKYDYYTTNYIMQALYQIEQAINADYSGVKSELIENCQEYITQKILYKVRAEVFGHVTHAASQKLSNYVFDSLSKIKQELNKQKEERIRKASVAQVVIKDIKNANDTVALLEKQHKDLINSIVASISVEEVLKEGFANYNSASPDGELIATLVKTQENLIAKILIADPSTNKNSAIANDNSATPSNDQQHLVTWKGNKIPVTKLELWMSWSLDKIGAGDIARRYFDILARINQIGKSDVISLADIIKQTPLELLLNSNIGAIFLEVSGRCLIWTTKQLDQITAQYFPKTRAFIETAVSLTVDKAVSLTKAMLEQLPEPARSVFINSVLAVYEKSKTLYLNLTEDLYEGQKALVDFTLGCAVGEVAGRVVGVVKGAVGGAVEGAVAASNILKTGTKLKVENISPIKVLVDQKSAATNNHITGALIVKTEDKVTAIFNVEKGVFNVEKGVGKTIANANIPNELISLNNISQKNYELLKTKFGDKDLQLLIQKLEQKKIFGPNTPYFVANLPKDTPTLKISKYGNGKIGIWIGEVGCTQRHHIIPKQLKEANVLKRYKINIDCPNNIMTLYTPNGLKLATERANRVREHYAKILKQLNPSLTQTEIQIISECKVPLPNDQRSTHLGRHYKPYVDTIKRKLDRLWENVELGKLNKEEGTKAIYDLMDELRDGINNGSIKLN; this is encoded by the coding sequence ATGAAGCTGCAACAACTACTAGGGCTACCAGGAGAAGCACAATCTATTGCATATTCTTTAGAAGCTGCCGGAACATGGAGTGGTAATTTAAATCAGGCAAGTTTTAATACATACACAGTTATTGAGAAACTAAATAAAAATAATTGGAAGTACAAGTATGATTACTATACAACAAACTACATTATGCAAGCGCTATATCAGATTGAACAGGCAATTAATGCAGATTATAGCGGTGTAAAATCAGAATTAATAGAGAATTGTCAGGAATATATAACCCAAAAAATATTATATAAAGTAAGAGCAGAAGTATTTGGTCATGTAACACATGCAGCATCACAAAAACTGTCAAATTATGTATTTGATAGCCTATCAAAAATAAAACAAGAGCTGAATAAACAAAAAGAAGAAAGAATTAGAAAAGCTTCTGTCGCACAAGTTGTTATCAAAGATATAAAAAATGCAAATGATACCGTTGCTTTATTGGAGAAACAGCATAAAGATCTCATTAACAGCATTGTAGCAAGTATTTCAGTAGAAGAAGTTTTAAAAGAGGGTTTTGCGAATTATAACTCTGCTTCACCAGATGGTGAGTTGATAGCAACATTGGTTAAAACTCAGGAGAATTTAATAGCAAAGATTTTAATAGCAGATCCTTCTACAAATAAGAACTCTGCTATAGCAAATGACAACTCTGCTACACCATCAAATGATCAACAACATTTAGTAACTTGGAAAGGAAATAAAATCCCTGTTACAAAATTAGAATTGTGGATGTCATGGTCATTAGACAAGATTGGAGCAGGAGATATAGCAAGAAGATATTTTGATATTCTAGCAAGAATAAATCAAATAGGAAAAAGTGACGTAATAAGTTTGGCAGATATAATTAAGCAAACGCCATTAGAATTACTGCTGAATTCGAATATTGGAGCAATTTTCTTGGAGGTGTCAGGACGATGTTTAATATGGACCACTAAGCAATTAGACCAAATAACAGCTCAATACTTTCCAAAAACAAGAGCATTTATTGAAACAGCTGTAAGCTTAACTGTAGATAAAGCAGTCTCATTAACCAAAGCAATGCTGGAGCAGCTTCCAGAGCCAGCAAGATCAGTATTTATAAACTCTGTCCTTGCTGTTTACGAAAAATCAAAAACACTATACCTAAATCTCACTGAAGACTTATATGAAGGTCAAAAAGCTCTGGTAGATTTTACTTTAGGATGTGCAGTAGGAGAAGTGGCAGGTAGAGTAGTAGGAGTAGTAAAAGGAGCAGTAGGAGGAGCAGTAGAAGGAGCAGTAGCAGCATCTAACATATTAAAAACAGGTACTAAATTAAAAGTTGAAAATATATCACCTATAAAAGTGCTGGTTGATCAAAAATCAGCAGCTACAAATAATCATATTACTGGAGCTCTTATAGTTAAAACTGAGGATAAGGTTACTGCCATCTTCAATGTTGAAAAAGGCGTCTTCAATGTTGAAAAAGGCGTTGGTAAAACAATAGCTAATGCAAATATTCCTAATGAACTAATAAGTCTAAACAACATAAGTCAAAAAAACTATGAACTTTTGAAGACGAAGTTTGGAGATAAAGATTTACAACTATTAATACAAAAATTAGAACAAAAGAAAATTTTTGGACCAAATACACCTTATTTTGTAGCTAACTTACCAAAAGATACGCCTACGTTAAAAATATCTAAATATGGAAATGGAAAAATAGGAATATGGATAGGTGAAGTTGGATGCACACAAAGACATCATATAATTCCTAAACAATTAAAAGAAGCAAACGTACTTAAGCGTTATAAAATAAATATAGATTGCCCCAATAATATAATGACATTATATACTCCAAATGGATTAAAATTAGCAACTGAAAGAGCAAATAGAGTAAGAGAACACTATGCAAAAATATTAAAGCAATTAAATCCATCTCTTACTCAAACAGAGATTCAGATTATTTCTGAATGTAAGGTACCACTGCCAAATGATCAGAGATCAACTCATCTTGGACGGCATTATAAACCTTACGTTGATACAATTAAAAGAAAACTTGATAGATTGTGGGAAAATGTAGAGCTAGGAAAACTGAATAAAGAAGAAGGTACAAAAGCAATATATGACTTGATGGATGAATTAAGAGACGGTATAAATAATGGAAGTATTAAACTTAACTAA
- a CDS encoding DnaA N-terminal domain-containing protein — MRRIFSTNVCKSITNNSVNNTIIFYKFVGNFPPEEWKWLTDADGKALGKTEKQLLAVIVRQLQVYDNKNIEEIQENYNFFTELLGVGQPRVRQCLSKLQKAGFIKYENRTITKGKYKLNHILCIKLVRNFQQVSNFEKEKTVTQTEKIFPLYPKKISGEHEKNFGSIYRYNNKKIINDRSRFIEDKLVENDQNKNEDQQQNLKFKYTESDDFIEIELVGNEKEDQHQQQNLNFYELSDFSNKKPSNKDYEQNSELATPAITKDSEVEKNECYPKRKRLADYYPLTPEDAVILQRMSSRSFNIYFINQLLLKLSNKYPNRHFANKTAVLNYMAKALANELLTTEQANSGNFGFNDVGRFKEQYLANIESSTDRSMKAQLKRKIAGVFEADMAYQILTSCDFRQAVKNKYYINLIKNITLSDHIKFKILQEVRAVHGNDIEQLQVIPFDESKQVTNSITEYQKTTVLQQQISDEDHLSELSKELGSNSVWYKVRESLIKSYGQAIDKSWFSKLEVINEDNVNKKIFIKAKTEFEDSYIRENYLKDLEPAFKAQGFSFELVKFSNFNKI, encoded by the coding sequence ATGAGACGAATTTTTTCAACTAATGTTTGCAAAAGTATTACTAATAATAGTGTTAATAATACAATAATTTTTTATAAATTTGTTGGAAATTTTCCACCAGAAGAATGGAAATGGTTAACAGATGCTGATGGAAAAGCTTTAGGAAAAACTGAAAAGCAGTTGCTAGCAGTAATAGTTCGTCAACTACAAGTATATGATAATAAAAATATAGAAGAAATACAGGAAAATTACAACTTTTTTACAGAATTATTAGGAGTTGGACAGCCTAGAGTTAGGCAGTGTTTATCTAAATTACAAAAAGCTGGTTTTATTAAATATGAAAATAGAACTATAACTAAAGGTAAATATAAGCTGAATCATATTCTATGCATAAAACTTGTTAGAAATTTTCAACAGGTCAGTAACTTTGAAAAAGAAAAAACTGTTACACAAACTGAAAAAATTTTTCCTCTATACCCGAAAAAAATTTCGGGTGAACACGAAAAAAATTTCGGGTCCATATATAGATATAATAATAAAAAAATAATAAATGATAGATCTAGATTTATTGAAGATAAGTTAGTAGAGAATGATCAAAATAAAAATGAAGATCAACAGCAAAATTTGAAGTTTAAATATACGGAATCTGATGATTTTATAGAAATTGAGTTAGTAGGAAATGAAAAAGAAGATCAACATCAACAACAGAATTTGAATTTCTATGAGCTTAGTGATTTTAGCAATAAAAAGCCATCAAACAAGGATTATGAGCAAAATAGTGAGTTAGCAACTCCAGCTATTACTAAAGATTCAGAGGTTGAAAAGAATGAATGCTATCCCAAAAGAAAAAGACTAGCAGATTATTATCCACTAACACCAGAAGATGCAGTTATACTACAACGTATGTCTAGTAGAAGCTTCAACATATACTTCATAAATCAATTACTGTTGAAGTTATCAAATAAATATCCAAACCGTCATTTTGCAAATAAGACAGCAGTGCTAAACTATATGGCAAAAGCGTTAGCAAATGAATTACTAACTACTGAGCAGGCTAATAGCGGAAATTTTGGATTTAATGATGTAGGAAGATTTAAAGAACAGTATCTAGCAAACATTGAATCTAGTACAGATCGTAGTATGAAGGCTCAGTTGAAGCGTAAAATAGCTGGAGTCTTTGAAGCAGATATGGCTTATCAAATTTTAACATCTTGTGATTTTAGGCAAGCAGTTAAAAACAAATATTACATCAACTTGATTAAGAATATTACACTATCAGATCATATTAAATTCAAGATACTACAGGAGGTACGAGCTGTCCATGGCAACGATATTGAGCAGTTACAAGTTATACCATTTGACGAATCAAAACAAGTTACCAATAGCATAACTGAGTATCAAAAAACAACAGTTTTACAGCAACAAATAAGTGATGAAGATCACCTTTCAGAACTTAGTAAAGAGCTAGGCTCCAACTCAGTTTGGTACAAAGTACGAGAATCTTTGATTAAAAGTTACGGTCAAGCTATCGATAAATCATGGTTTAGCAAATTAGAAGTTATAAATGAAGATAATGTTAATAAAAAAATATTCATTAAAGCAAAAACAGAATTTGAAGACAGTTACATCAGAGAGAACTATCTGAAAGATCTTGAGCCCGCTTTTAAAGCTCAAGGATTTTCTTTTGAGTTAGTTAAGTTTAGTAATTTTAATAAAATTTAA
- a CDS encoding replicative DNA helicase, with translation MEKDLAKIAPSNIQAEQMILGAILINNRALYNINEFLLPEHFYEPLHGKIYKSINLIISKGISATVISLKNMLGNELAFEEIGGVDYLAKLTTLALSIVNVNEYGKIVYDLALRRYLIEIGEKIVTNAYSSTLADLAITQIETAESQLYDLGSRGTLSKGFTKLQTSIEESWTSISSAIKNKNSINGISSGLLDLDSKLGGFKNSDLIILAGRPSMGKTALGVNLAINACKYFLSSSTQQNSKVSNITPSVGFFSLEMSSQQISTRILSIESEINSSALFNGKIGEQDVDKLKTVQDEIQKWNFFIDDAPAISISAIRSRARRLKRTHNLAILFIDYLQLIKIDSRGSQYNRVQEISEITQSLKALAKELNIPVIALSQLSRAVEQRTDKKPILSDLRESGSIEQDADIVMLIYRDEYYLSRSEPDPGTREHIEWKARQNKCYNTAEIIVAKHRNGPVGTVKLHYNSRYSKFGNIVKNYQQA, from the coding sequence ATGGAAAAAGATCTTGCAAAGATTGCTCCAAGTAATATTCAGGCAGAGCAAATGATACTTGGGGCAATTCTGATTAACAATCGTGCGCTATATAACATTAACGAATTTTTACTGCCGGAACATTTTTATGAACCATTACATGGTAAAATATACAAGTCAATTAATCTCATTATTAGTAAAGGAATTAGCGCTACTGTAATTTCGCTCAAAAATATGCTAGGCAATGAACTCGCATTTGAGGAAATAGGTGGAGTGGATTATCTAGCTAAACTTACAACGTTAGCATTAAGTATAGTTAATGTTAATGAGTACGGCAAAATAGTATATGATCTTGCGCTGAGGCGTTATTTAATTGAAATTGGAGAAAAAATAGTAACAAATGCATATTCTTCTACTTTAGCAGATTTAGCTATAACTCAGATCGAAACTGCTGAATCTCAATTATATGATCTAGGTTCAAGAGGAACTTTAAGTAAAGGATTTACAAAATTACAAACTTCAATTGAAGAATCATGGACATCAATTTCATCTGCTATTAAAAATAAAAACTCTATTAACGGTATTAGTAGTGGACTACTTGACCTTGATTCAAAGCTTGGAGGATTTAAAAATTCTGACCTAATAATATTAGCTGGCAGGCCTTCAATGGGTAAAACTGCTTTAGGAGTTAACTTAGCAATAAATGCTTGTAAATATTTTTTATCATCATCTACTCAACAAAATAGCAAAGTTTCTAATATAACACCATCAGTTGGATTCTTTTCTTTAGAAATGTCATCTCAGCAAATCTCAACTCGAATTCTTTCTATAGAATCTGAAATTAATAGCTCTGCATTATTTAACGGTAAAATAGGTGAACAAGATGTTGATAAGTTGAAGACTGTACAAGATGAAATACAAAAGTGGAATTTTTTTATAGATGATGCTCCGGCAATCTCAATATCTGCAATTAGATCTCGAGCTCGTAGACTTAAACGTACACATAATTTAGCAATATTATTTATTGATTATTTACAGCTAATAAAAATTGATTCCAGAGGAAGTCAGTATAATCGAGTACAGGAGATTTCTGAAATTACTCAGAGCTTAAAAGCTCTTGCAAAAGAACTTAATATTCCAGTAATTGCATTATCTCAATTGTCTAGAGCTGTAGAACAAAGGACAGATAAAAAGCCTATTCTCTCAGATCTACGAGAATCAGGTTCAATTGAACAGGATGCAGATATTGTAATGCTCATATATCGGGACGAATATTATCTATCTAGATCAGAACCAGATCCAGGTACTCGAGAACACATAGAATGGAAAGCTAGACAAAATAAATGTTATAACACTGCTGAAATAATTGTTGCTAAACACCGTAATGGTCCGGTTGGTACAGTGAAGTTGCACTATAATAGTAGGTATTCTAAATTTGGCAATATTGTTAAAAACTATCAGCAAGCTTAA
- a CDS encoding HD domain-containing protein, whose amino-acid sequence MIDFYSESLINKLFRTNIRFNTKIDLDKVERAIKYAKKYHGQQKRDTGELYYTHPLEVAYMVSDYSSETDTIITAILHDTIEDTTLTKERIRYEFGANIAEQVSDLTRVRDNKKISAMEMIQILRNQNKTELLLIKLFDRFHNITTIFIKPPHKRQEIIFETQQEFIALAEYLKLPEIGERLSEYCKLHAS is encoded by the coding sequence ATGATAGATTTTTATAGTGAGAGCTTAATAAATAAGCTGTTCAGAACCAACATAAGATTTAACACCAAAATTGATCTTGATAAAGTTGAAAGAGCAATAAAATATGCTAAAAAATATCATGGTCAGCAAAAGAGAGATACTGGAGAACTATACTACACACATCCATTAGAAGTAGCCTACATGGTATCAGACTACAGCTCTGAAACAGATACAATTATTACTGCAATACTACATGATACCATCGAAGACACAACACTAACTAAAGAAAGAATAAGGTACGAATTTGGCGCTAATATTGCAGAACAGGTTTCAGACCTTACCAGAGTTAGGGATAATAAGAAAATCAGTGCTATGGAAATGATACAAATATTACGTAACCAAAATAAAACAGAACTATTACTGATCAAGCTTTTTGATAGATTCCATAATATTACAACTATATTCATCAAACCTCCTCACAAAAGGCAAGAAATAATATTTGAAACTCAGCAAGAATTTATAGCTCTTGCTGAATACCTTAAACTACCAGAGATTGGAGAACGCTTAAGCGAATATTGTAAACTTCATGCTAGCTAA
- a CDS encoding ankyrin repeat domain-containing protein — MILKSKTKYTLHSAIQDGDIKKVKQLINKDSTLVNSKYKNGTTALSVALKYKNLPIAEILLSNGANVNAQDNDGHTALHLVVDTIQVYYEFFEKYPTYCNDHIALLLKYNADVNIENNQGNTPLSDAVECRCVEPLAIMLKHNSTGINKKYDEGETLLHIAVRNKIIDIIQLLIDYGADIDAKDDNGMTTIDYAAKSGNADIFNFLTEQWVPWY; from the coding sequence ATGATATTAAAATCTAAGACTAAGTATACCTTACATAGCGCTATTCAAGATGGCGACATTAAAAAAGTGAAGCAGCTTATTAATAAGGATAGTACACTTGTCAATTCAAAATATAAAAACGGTACTACTGCTTTATCTGTGGCTTTGAAATATAAGAATCTACCTATTGCCGAGATTTTACTAAGCAATGGAGCTAACGTAAACGCACAAGATAATGATGGGCACACTGCTTTACATCTTGTTGTTGACACAATTCAAGTATATTATGAATTTTTCGAAAAATATCCTACCTATTGCAATGATCATATAGCATTACTGCTAAAATATAATGCTGATGTAAATATCGAGAATAATCAAGGTAATACACCTTTATCTGATGCTGTTGAATGCAGATGTGTAGAACCTTTAGCAATTATGCTAAAACATAATTCTACTGGTATTAATAAAAAATATGATGAAGGAGAAACACTACTACATATTGCTGTTCGTAATAAAATCATAGATATTATACAGCTTTTGATTGATTATGGAGCAGATATTGATGCAAAAGATGATAACGGCATGACTACTATAGATTATGCTGCTAAAAGCGGTAATGCAGATATATTCAACTTTCTAACGGAACAATGGGTTCCATGGTATTAG
- a CDS encoding DNA adenine methylase, with translation MSVAVANKSKPFLHWIGSKRRIVNKLIEHLPQGPHYNYYEPFLGGGALFFQVRHLFKQCFLSDINLDLITSYNAVKNNPNEVNRLLSLYHKHHSKDYYYKVKNKYSNNPNEITAKFIYLNKYSFRGIYRVYKNGQSAQTFSGECYIKLHIASRINQCSSLLHGVSIYATDFSFIEPQQNDFVYFDPPYHKSGERFYTRLPFDEKDQIRLRDFVQELTNKGVKVMISNNNTAFIRDLYKDFNINTVTVVYSINEQRNPVNELIITNYKTC, from the coding sequence GTGTCAGTAGCTGTTGCTAATAAGTCTAAGCCTTTTCTTCATTGGATTGGTAGTAAACGAAGAATTGTTAATAAATTAATAGAACATCTTCCTCAAGGTCCACACTATAATTACTATGAACCATTCCTTGGTGGCGGTGCTTTATTTTTTCAAGTTAGGCATCTTTTTAAACAATGTTTTTTGTCTGACATCAATCTTGATTTAATTACTAGCTATAATGCTGTTAAAAATAATCCGAATGAGGTCAATAGATTACTAAGTTTATATCACAAACATCATTCGAAGGATTATTATTATAAAGTTAAAAACAAATATAGTAATAATCCGAATGAGATTACCGCAAAATTTATATATCTTAATAAATATTCTTTTAGGGGAATTTATAGAGTCTACAAAAATGGACAATCTGCTCAAACATTTTCTGGTGAATGCTACATTAAACTCCACATTGCATCTAGAATAAACCAATGCAGCAGCCTTCTACATGGTGTATCAATTTATGCTACAGATTTTTCATTTATAGAGCCTCAACAAAATGACTTTGTTTATTTTGATCCTCCTTATCATAAATCTGGAGAACGGTTCTATACTAGACTTCCATTTGATGAAAAAGATCAAATTAGATTACGAGATTTTGTCCAAGAATTAACAAATAAAGGTGTTAAGGTTATGATCTCAAATAATAATACTGCCTTTATTAGAGACTTATACAAAGATTTTAATATCAATACCGTTACAGTCGTATACTCAATCAATGAACAACGCAATCCTGTTAATGAGCTAATCATTACTAACTATAAAACTTGCTAG